TTAGAAGGAAAATTCAGTTGAATTCGAAATAATCAATTGTTGTTCATTTTCTCAGTACAAGATAAATAAacgatgtataaatataatgtgatgTCACTGTCGTCGTCATTTGTGGTCGTGTGTTGGAGCGTTACCGACAACTTTATTTATGATTTCGgaatattcattgtttttaccaaatattcacaatatattagtatttgATCATACCCGGTACAATGCCATATCACATTGAAGTAAGCGatcataattttgaaaaaacctAGAGTTATTTTGactaaatgcatttattttctcttgttattttaaaattgctatGTAACCGATTGTTTCAGGTTAACGGTGGGAGCGCGGCAGAGCGCGCGGGGCTGCAAGCCGGCGACGCGCTGATCCGCGTCAACAACACCGACGTGTACGCGCTAAGACATCAGGAAGCTCAGGACGCTATCCGAGCTGCTGGCCAAGCACTCGAACTTACCGTACAACGGTAAATACTTTTACAAATcgaagtatataaaatacacctatatatatatatatatatatataatgttttcctGAAGTTCAGCCGCGGTGGCGTATCACAAAAAAGAAACAACTGCGCAGCAAATTATTGCTCTAATACAGAAAATGTTCATGATCAGGCACTGAACGGTCTATCTGTACGAGGATCCGAAAAAAGGTGTATTGTAGCTTTTAAAGGGGTCAGTTTCTGGCCATCTACTGCGAAAGCTTGCatatgacaaatattttgaatccGTACAGGAATTCGATCCCGTACCTCGAGGTCTGACACCACATCAATTAACTTCTAGAACAGAAGTAAATATTTAGGCGATTTTTCAAactaactttaattttgtttgcgtCAGACAAATTGGTTTTTAACACAGGAAGGTACTTCCTTGTTACTCGTCCCATCATTTTAAGCATAGGAATTGATACAATAACATCGATCGTTCAAACCGGTGTgttgaaacatttatatttatataaacgctTAAAAAAGTGGTTATACTTTGTGAGTGTATCGAAAAATGAATTCACAACAAAGCGTGTAAACAGCAGTCGGTCAATATATCGGCAGCGGCACGTGCCGGCGCGCAGTACGAACCGAACCGAACCAACGGGTTCGGTTTCATTGTCATTTCCAATGACGTTATCTGCATTGGAATGCACAAAAGAAAGAAAGATCATTAAAATCCTTAACGTTCTTTAGGAGGCGCCTAGTTCATGGCGACGAACGAActcattaaataacaatagcGGCATTCAAGacgtatgtaatttaattacgtCACTCGAACGTCGCTTATATGGAAGCCAGGTGGTGACTTGTATTAAACAGGCTATTTGCGTAATGGAAGCCTtgcaaaaaactttttatgggttttatatttaacatggGGTCTTCgctgtctttatttttaatgcgaTGTAGTGCAAAATTAACACACAGTTTATGAGCaagttaaattatgatattaaaaaaaaatattctaaattagttaaaaaaataatcgaaaattatattaaaacgaataataataatttattaacatcacTTCACTGGGTTCTCCGCTTAGAGTTTAAAATTAGCAAGAtctgtttttaaaaaagattgttttttgtatatttgtattcattaaTGGCAGCACTAAATGAACACCTAATTATCGATACTTCGATTTGTTGCCGTAGTGAGCGTATAACGTTATAGATGTCCCGTACACCGAGCTATTCATGCTTCAgagtatttttttggaaatattttgcaGAGATATATATCATATTCGCTCAATTGATACACCTTTGTAATCATTCTAGCGGCGGCGGTACCTGGAGGCCATCAGTTACTGCCACAGGCAGTCTCCCTCGCCCAGGCACTCGTCCACTCGGCGCCAGTCCAGTGCCAGTCACGAATACATCACTTAAGGCTACCCCACAGCCTACACGCGCTTTTGGTTCTGGACACAACAGCGTCGCTAAACCTTTCggttatgtaagtatatttttttaaataaaaaaatatattaaaatatttgatttattattattcatatgcaCGACGGATTTTTCTATTGGCAGTATTTTAGTAACAAATTTTAAGCGGTACGATTTTATGTATCTGCTGCTATTTACGTTTCGATTCCTTCTGTTTCCTTTCCTTTCGGCtttcataaataaagatttaaaacaatCCGGGACTTCGtttcttattaatttctatCCAGAATATCATcttgtatttaaatgattagAGGTTGACAAAATTTCTAACACAACTTAATTTGAGGATGAACTTTCAGAAATCATTTGCTTTGCAATAAAGAACTCCTGTAAATTATCATGCTTTCATAATTCAGTAGATTAGGTTATCTATCTATAGGTGTGTAGTATATCAGAAAGTGCAAAGAATTGTATAATGTTCCAGATGAATGGCAACGACTCCGTGAAGAGCATCGTGAATAAGCAGTACAACACTCCAGTAAACATGTACAGCGACAAGACCATCGCCGAGACACTCTCCGCGCAAACCGAGGTGCTGGCTGGGGGAGTGCTTGGGTAGGTTCCTATAATATCACAACTACCTCGTTGATCTACTCTTTTAAGTTTATAAGGCTGCACAACTTGGCGCCTAAACTCTCTCTGGTTGCATCTGGTTGCGTCTGGTTTCTGTCTACCATGAGAGTAAGGGATTACACATTTCTGACAAAACACTATACAGTAAACACTATTTAGACATTTAgcgtattataatacttttacgtGTGTAATTTGATTCGTAGTCTCAGTCCACATTTGAGACCGCTAAGAGACGTCGATGGTCACATCGAAGTTAACCTACTAGGTGATCGACTGCATCCGATTCATCACACGTAATTAGTACCTTtatgtacctatttaatattaatttccctTAATATTTAGGTCTAAGTGATCGTTGGTTTCTTTGTTAATGCAGTCGCAAATGGGGGTGCCATTTCGGGGTGATCTGTGGTTTGTTAGTGATCGTGTAGATGGCGCTGTAGTATGATTAATAGccaaaaattttacaaacactAGGATCCGACCGATACTTTCTCGGGCCAACCTACGGCTGGTTCgccaacttatatatataattattaagatactGCTCGTTCCTCTTTAAATCATGTGCAATTTAATTTGAAGGGTTAACTttaagaaaaatgaaaaaaccTACGACGCCGAGAAGAGTGCCGTCTTCAAAGTGCTGCAGGAGGAACAAAACGATCCGGAGCCAGGTAGATACCGAGACGTCACCGACGGCCGCTCTGATTCGATTCTCAGAGCGGTCCATATTTAAAACTGACCTCGAGTCGACCGATCTGATGTTGAGttattgaaaaagtaaaaagtcgTTTCACAATGGccgaaaaagataaaattgaattCATATGTCCGGAATTCGACTCCACGTAAACGTAAGGAGGCTTAGTAAAAGTGACTAAATTGTAAGTAGCCGAAGCGTCGCCGGCCGTGCGGCACGtggccgcgcccgccgcgccggcGCCCGGCGGCCCCGCGGGCCCCGCCGGCCCCACCGGCCCCACCGGCGGCCTGCCCGTGGGGCAGAACATCTGCGAGGAGTGCGAGCGCCTCATCACGTAAGTCGGACGCCCGCCGCCCGACGCGGCCGCAAACACTCCGCCGCGACCGCACCGCCTCTCGCGATGGACCCTCCCCTCCTCGCGACGTGGGGCTCCCCCCCGGTGACCGTAGCTCGTCAGAGTGTGTAATGTTGGTGTGGCCGGCAGCGCCGCGCCGGAGGGCCCCCGCCCCGGCGCCCGCCGAGGCCCCCGCGCCGggccccgccgccgcgcgcgccgacTCGCCCTGTTGTAGCGAGTGCGACGCCCGCATCGCGTAAGCCCGCCTGGCGTGTTTGCGACCGTGTCTGGTAGTCGTGGTAGTCGTGGTAGTCGTGTGGTTCGTTCGCCAACGTTTCTGTTAGATATCAAATTCTTATCGAGCGGCTCCGTAACTGACGCCGGCGGAGATATCGTGTGGCGAGTTTGCGATTCATTTCGATATCTGCGCCTCGTCATGTTGCATCCATTAACACCTTCCATCCGGCATCTTATCGCATCTTATTGCGTCCGGCCGTGACCTGCGTCGCGAGTGTATCGTACTTTGCATGAGGTTGCATAGCGGCTCCGTGTGAGGTCGATGCGCAGGTCGGGCCGAGCTCGAGCGAGCCATGTAGTAGCATGAATGTAACGGAGCACGTCGTTGAATGCGATTAATATCTTATCGTCGTAGCGATAGCGATTAATAACTTGTAAATAGTGTCTCAACTCAGTGTAGCGGCAGAGCCAGCGGACCCGCGACGGACGTGCGAAAggataaaaatgtttgtgtatactttacttcatacatatttatgcttttttcttttctatttttaaatgaatagtttGCAAACCGCGCCGCTACTATTCGCACATTCGTCACGGTAGCTGTCATATCTGCTAGTAAAGACTTTCCTTTTTAAAGTCCTCACGGACGAAATGAGATAATGttaaaaagtaaacatattttacccAAATCATTACTAACGACACAAGCGACCGGCGTAACGTAACGTGTGTGCGCAGCGGCGTGTTCGTGCGCATCAAGGACAAGAACATGCACGTGGAGTGCTTCAAGTGCTCCACGTGCGGCTCGTCGCTCAAGAACCAGGGCTACTACAACATCAACGGCAAGCTGTACTGCGACATACACGCCAAGCTCGTCGCGCGCCAGAACCCCCCCGCCGCCAACCTGGAGCCCGTCACCGTGCCGCCGTGAGTACACCACCCCGCCCCCCGGGCTCCAGCCCGACCGCCCTCTGACTCTCTCTCCATTCCAGCGGTGGCCGAGTTCCGAGCAACGCCTACTCGACGCCGCTGCCCCCGCTGGCGACCAGCACCTACACCAACGGCTCGTCGTCCATGTTCAGCGTAAGTGTCTCGGCCGGTCCCGCCCCCGCGACGCGACCGGCCGTGACCCCGGTGTCTGTGCAGCCGTCCAGCACGCTGTCGGGGCCCAAGCCGTTCGGCTCGTCGGTCGGCTCCGCGTACTCGCCGGCGTCGCTGTCGCCGCGCTCGGCGCCGCTGTCCCCCGCGCGGCCCGCCGGGCCCCCCGCCGGGCCCCCCGCCGGCGCCCCCGGAGCGCCCTACGCCCCCAGTAAGCGCGTCACCTTTGCTATCTAATGCTGCGGAGAAGGCCGTTCTCGATGCTCGCGGACGTCTCGTGCTCCGTGCGATCGGAACGGGCGTCTCTATTCCTTCTTATGTCGAATGTCATGAAGCGAAACGACTTTGTAATTATAGTTTGTAAAGGTGTTGATATATTATAAGGATGTTGTAGTGCAGTCGATGATGAAAGGAATTCTGCAACAAACGATTAGATTGTCTCGGTTCTATACTTCTGTTGGTTACCATTTTTTCACACTTCGACCGTCGAAGAACCGTCGAAGAAAAGTTCCATTCTGTACATACGACACGCTCTGAGAACCTTGAAATGTTGAGCACCATCATCATTGCGTGAATTACATTTCCCTTATctcattctatatttaaattaatttattagtttggGCTATATTTAGTGGAAAGATATTTGGCACACGCTTCTATTTGACTGTGTGATCTAAATATAGATGTTTGGCAGAGAATCGATCACTTCAAAATTGCATTCTTTCAATAAATCTAAACGGAGACATTACTAGAACACTCTTTGAATTAATTGGCGTAGTCAGGTTAGCCAAAGGCACTTTAGTCACTCTTGAGCAACGTAGCTGATAATAACTAAAGCTGGTAAATTATaaggtaaattttgtttttaccatttcaaatttaatagtcattttattaatatatttgcctGGGCCTCGAGTGCTTAGtcataaattaaaaccaaattcTAATTTTTATCGTAGTaaagtttgtaataataattataattgtgaaaaCCTGTTGATTTACGGTCGTAAGTCTTGATTTATGTagtgattttctttatttttgacAGAGGCCCCAGTTTCCATTTTTAAAGGTAATCTATAAATTGGCGATcaaaactaagtattattaaatgagCTTTTCATAGCTACTCGTTTTTGTAAATATCAGTAACACGTATGCGCTAATCGATCAGCCAATGTCAgcattaaattaacttttgtcttggcattttatttataaaattggatACCTAGCATTTATTACGAACAATAATGTAATGATTCTTAGTGTTATCATATTTCTGCTTTATAAagtttttgcaaatatttgacAGCTTTTTGAAACGATAGTTTTTGAAATGACTAATACGTATTTTCATCTATTTTTTTCCTCCCATCATTTACAACCTTCGCTAATCATATAACGATCAATATCCCTAAAGCTAAAAACGTAAAAAGCATTGTGTGGCCCCCATCAAATCACGCAGATGACGAAACCGAGAAAGAGATAAATCCTAATTTTGTTCATAACACACCTTACAGCGATTCATCTGCCTCCGCTAGAGAATCATTAATGATGACaacaaatagcaatattaaCTTCTCAAACCAAATGAGGTCATTCGAGGAAAGTGTATCCTCAGCCAAACAAACTCCAGGACTCCCTTCAGACACTACCTTTGGATCGGCTTTGATGTCTACTTCGCAAGCCACTTCTAAATCAGAGTTTTCAGTGCAAAGTCAAAAATCACAAATGATACAAGAGATTGCAAGTTGTAGTGTTCAATCGTTTTCCGAAAAAGCCACATCTGAAAAACAGAACTTTGCGATGTACCAAACGCAAGCAGCCTCTGACCAAATTGACAGTAACAAGCAAATTACGAAGAAGGATATCGAAAAATTAATTGAGTCCCAAGAAAATCAATTCCTTCCTTTACAGAGTGAATATAATACATCTAATGCACAAAAAATGTCACAGGAATTCGCGATGAAACAAGAACAAATCAATAAGGgctatgaaataaaatcattaaatgttAAACAAGACGATAAAATCGCAGAAGCAAACATACAACAACAGACATccgttttcaataattataatcaccCACCAGTTTTTATTTCCACTGAAACAGAAAACAAAGAAAGCGGCATTACAGCCAAAACCAGCAATATGAAACAGAACCAAAACGCtccctttttaaaaaaatgtaacccatctgaaaataaacaaaatctgtcTGCGCCTCATACTTATAATCCAACTAATCCAAAAGTTCAATCCAAAACACCGTCCAAAGAAAACCCTAAAATGGCAGGTACTacaaaagtaacaaataaacCTACGATTGAAAGGGGATCATTGATAGAAGCTCTTACAATAGCTCCGGAGAGACCATATAGCCCTTTATCTTTTCATATACCGAATCCGAATTACGCCTCAACTTCTTTTGATCAAAATCAAATGCAAAATTCTGAACTTTTACAACCAATGCCAAACCAGAACACTGATAACTCGACCTATCACTCTGATCCAAATCAATTTGGCCAAGCAAATATGCAAGCTAATATGTTCCAAACATCTTCTGAAGCATCCGCTTTTAAACCAGTAAGCAGACAAACGCTTCCACCGCAACAACCTCAAGAGTTTTGTGGAGTGCCTAATTATCCTAATCAAAATAAAGACTTTGTTTTGCAACAACAATCTAATACCAATTTTTCGGAAAACTTTTCTACTAGTATTTCCGGCGCACACCAAGGCTTTTCACCAATAACTACTGCTGAATGCTATAGTACACAGCCGAATTCGCAGAATACAATGGTTTCTcctatattacaaaaatcagGTTTACATAGACCGGATAGTATTCCTCCTTATCAACAAAATCTAGAAAGTTCACACCCTCAGATAATATCAGACTCACACAAAGCTCAGCCAACAAATCTTGGCAGTGGACAACGAGAGATCCCTCTACTGCAGAAATCTGAAATACCTCAGATTAGAACACCGGTGCCACAACCTCAAACTAAGTTTAAAACCGAAACCTCTATGTCATTTCAGCCTGTTCACGATGAAGCACAAAATATGTCAAGATATTCACCAACCAATAGTCGTCCAAGCACACCTAGTATGATTAATAAGCCTGCGCCAATAATACCTCATTATCAAATGAATTTAGTTACCGTAGAGCATGTTGCTCCCGAAGGTCGAATGTATAAACCTGGTAGTGGAGAAGTTAGCCGTTCTTCAACACCTAAATTGAGAAGCCGTTCACCAGCTCCTACGCTCCCAGCAGCTTCTAATTCCTTAAAAGCACAAGCTCCTCGAATAAAAGACTCAACACAAAGATATAACGTTAAACAATGCCAGCCTTCTGTACCACCAAgttcatcatttaaaaaagaatatgatACAAGCTTTCaagataataatgtaaaaaaatggctCCAAAATCAACCAGCGCTTGTAAAGGAAGAACAACAATCTAATTTAGAATACCAAACTGAATCATATAACAGAGGTAATATTAAAGAAGATTCTATGATAAACCAAAATTATGGTCAGAGGCAAATGgaatcacaaaataaatttgaatacggTAGTACTACTGTTGAATCtatgaaaaaaacttttgaacaaTTTGAAAGCGCGCAATCCGcaaaaacaatagaaataagACAAGGCGCAGTACAACCTTCTAATACATATCAACAAAACAAACCTACAATTCAACCATccaattataacttaaaacagGTCTTTCCTCCTCCCATCAAGGAAACCATGTCACCCCAgcaaaatttatcttttaatactaCTAACCAAAATGTTGCCACCTTTAGTAATCAAACTGAAGTTTATCAACCGACTCCTTATATATCTGGTGCTAACCAAGGTCCAGTGTGTGATCCTACCCCGTCGACAGGTTCCAGTGTAGGAGCTGCCGCTCGTGGCAAAGCTTTTGGTGTATCATCAGCCCCAAAAAGGGGGCGAGGAGTATTAAACAAAGCTGCTCTACCTGGGTCTCGTGTTCCTCTTTGTGGCTCGTGCAATGGAAATATTAGGTGATTTGTGTTAAAAGAAATAGAAGTGTGACAATCGTCTTGAGTGGTGCATGATAGAATAACactacatatatagatataagaGTAGATATACTAGATATAAGTGTTTGTTTTCTaaaataagatgttttttttttgttcatttataatatatgcttaaaatatattaacaacctTCTTAACAAAGCTTTGTTttagtgtttgtttattttgatgttttatgtTTCTAACAGTTAACGAAACACAGTCTGTGAGCAGTCCACATAAGACAGAATTCAAAAGTCCAGCCGAAGAACGCTTGATAAGGAAAATGGCGAAAATGGCACTAAATGGATATGAAATAGGGATTCAAAGGAAAATAAAACCTGCTGATCATATTCAATCAATGGCCGATAAAATCCAAGATACTGTAGTAACAAAGCATCCTCTTAACACAGACAATTTACCTTCCGGTGAAAATAGTCGAGAAAATACTTTAAAGCGTCCTGGAAACAAAGGTTTCGATAGAAGCTTCAAGTTAGACAGCAACATACAAAACACACCCagtgcaaatattttttgtcttacaAATTCTTTAAATGCAAATCCTAGTAACACCCATATGCCCGTACCTCCGCCTCTTCCCACTACTCCTGTTCCAACATTTCACACTCAAAACTCACCCATtgcgaatatattaaataatatagcgACAAAAAATTCCGACTCGGGTGCAAAAGTTAATAATGTAAGCATTCATGACTTGCAAATATCTAACAATGATAAATCTCAGAACGGTGGATATTCCAGCAGCGATGACTCGcataaagataaatatgaaCAAAACTATAATAACAGCCTCAAAAATAAGACACGCTGTAAAGACAAACCCATTTCTGATTTAAAACCTGAAATTACCTTTTCGAACACATTAAGTAAGAAAAAGTTATTTGAAAGACCTGATACTTTCAACGACTCTTCTTATATAGACACTGTTTGTAAAATTTCGGATAAAAGCAACAACAGTATTTTTGACAaagattattcaaataaaaataaagatcttGAAAACAATGAAGCCCCTGACGacagttataaaaatttaatgaacaatgatgagaatacgaaaaaaatatcaaataatttgcaTGATAACACTTTATACACTTACAAGTCGGCAAAATCAAACGGTGCCAATATAAGTAAtggtaataacataaataacaaaattgatattttggCCGACCAAACGAAAACTTGCAAAAGTACAgaagattttgaaaataaagataaCTCTGAAGAAGTTATCGTAAGACGcagagaaaagaaaaatatgagGAACGATGACGGTAGAAGAGATTCTCATATCGTTGCCCGACCACTGAGCACCATGACTTCCGTGGATGTCGCAGAAGGGCAATACCCAATATGTCATAAATGTGACAAAGCCATAACAAGGTAACGAAAAcacaatatatcaaaatacaatgaaaacgAAATTCAAAGTAAGAAATGTTTTGCATGCTCTTAAGGCACgtgtgttgtttttattaatataatcattaataataatgagttCGATTTTTTCTAacgtaacaaaattatttttcaattaatagtttttataattagatattaatGAAATACCTTTTAACATAGGGGTCCATTCATCACTGCTCTGGGTCGCATATGGTGCCCCGAACACTTCATCTGCGTTAACGCCACCTGCCGACGTCAGTTGCAAGACATTGGCTTTGTGGAAGAAAATGGCCAGCTTTATTGCGAGTATTGTTTCGAACAATACATCGCTCCGGCTTGCGACAAATGCCATGCTAAGATTAAAGGAGTAAGTATCGGCATAGTGTTTTTCTTTTGTAGCTAAAATTACGAGAACTACACATTTTCCATGTCTATATTCCAGGATTGCTTAAACGCGATCGGCAAACACTTCCACCCAGAGTGCTTCAGCTGCGTCTATTGTCAAAAACTCTTTGGAAACAATCCGTTCTTTTTAGAAGATGGATTACCTTACTGCGAAGCAGGTATgctttgtaacatatttttaaagccAAGATGGCCGTGGCTCTTAACTCAAAACCGTGTGCTCAAATTCCggcaagcactactgagttTTCACGAGCTTGACGTGTTTGTAATTCGTTTCGGCCACGGCGGTGAAGATatcatcgtgagaaaaccaGGGTACATATATCGGACGGTATACACGTTATGTCCGACAGTAGGAAATTTATGCGCTGTTAATGTCAAAATTGCAGTCATTCGTAATTagaaataaagtcaaattattgAAGAAATTGAACTCAAGAACTTTGTTTTCCAAATTCATGGATAAGTTGAATAAATGTAAcagattattttgaaattgtatattataatagtcgGTATGTACCCAACCGCTTCCAGACTGGAACGAGCTCTTTACGACGAAATGTTTCGCCTGCGGGTTCCCCGTGGAGGCGGGCGACAGGTGGGTCGAGGCGCTCAACAATAACTACCACAGTCAGTGCTTCAACTGCACGGTGCGTATGATGCGAGTTCTAATGAGACATGTTTGCAATCAATACTTTATACAGACTTTGGATATTACGGCAGAATTCAAAACTATGACGATACACATCAGTCGATCGAAATCCacacataaaacataaaatagtcAAAGCTTGATGCCGTCCGTGACATTATTGAGACAACTATAATGATCTGAAGCACCGGCCGTTTCAAAACATGCGCCCGCTAGCTCACGTCGCCGTACGAATTAATGTTTTCGAaatgttatgataataatttctaaaccatactgtatatt
The window above is part of the Vanessa tameamea isolate UH-Manoa-2023 chromosome 6, ilVanTame1 primary haplotype, whole genome shotgun sequence genome. Proteins encoded here:
- the LOC113393389 gene encoding uncharacterized protein LOC113393389 isoform X5 is translated as MAQLITVRLNKSDQQPLGFRLQGGKDFGTPLVVQKVNGGSAAERAGLQAGDALIRVNNTDVYALRHQEAQDAIRAAGQALELTVQRGGGTWRPSVTATGSLPRPGTRPLGASPVPVTNTSLKATPQPTRAFGSGHNSVAKPFGYMNGNDSVKSIVNKQYNTPVNMYSDKTIAETLSAQTEVLAGGVLGVNFKKNEKTYDAEKSAVFKVLQEEQNDPEPVAEASPAVRHVAAPAAPAPGGPAGPAGPTGPTGGLPVGQNICEECERLITGVFVRIKDKNMHVECFKCSTCGSSLKNQGYYNINGKLYCDIHAKLVARQNPPAANLEPVTVPPGGRVPSNAYSTPLPPLATSTYTNGSSSMFSPSSTLSGPKPFGSSVGSAYSPASLSPRSAPLSPARPAGPPAGPPAGAPGAPYAPINETQSVSSPHKTEFKSPAEERLIRKMAKMALNGYEIGIQRKIKPADHIQSMADKIQDTVVTKHPLNTDNLPSGENSRENTLKRPGNKGFDRSFKLDSNIQNTPSANIFCLTNSLNANPSNTHMPVPPPLPTTPVPTFHTQNSPIANILNNIATKNSDSGAKVNNVSIHDLQISNNDKSQNGGYSSSDDSHKDKYEQNYNNSLKNKTRCKDKPISDLKPEITFSNTLSKKKLFERPDTFNDSSYIDTVCKISDKSNNSIFDKDYSNKNKDLENNEAPDDSYKNLMNNDENTKKISNNLHDNTLYTYKSAKSNGANISNGNNINNKIDILADQTKTCKSTEDFENKDNSEEVIVRRREKKNMRNDDGRRDSHIVARPLSTMTSVDVAEGQYPICHKCDKAITRGPFITALGRIWCPEHFICVNATCRRQLQDIGFVEENGQLYCEYCFEQYIAPACDKCHAKIKGDCLNAIGKHFHPECFSCVYCQKLFGNNPFFLEDGLPYCEADWNELFTTKCFACGFPVEAGDRCAKRISKDRASSPREDDLSARCTPARYPQTLMYNSDTVYSTITFRPVSISPSIITTDSSSPQRTRKLETPLHFEGGPFSDARSADGKLEGGLFSDIRSADGKLLSKVTVDRVHSSARRDVTDVGRDVTDVGHLVRTETITNEDVIKVKFTPILQDLDSFPSWSSARISKSSSPIKYLSDDYEDLNSYKIVNSLCKENLLKVKASEDAARSSVTRGHSPLANLIVSEQLTKIDGYLQESLDICSKTTLDRDKPMHFKSEEVQPGTKDTPDVDDYISNGEIGKKVWVDNDQKNGIDLIEKMGGDSDLAETKLNSVKIKHSGVFNTIYNMPMHYHAAMLCFVLIVYNLCYQYIKQNYHGKNQYVK
- the LOC113393389 gene encoding PDZ and LIM domain protein Zasp isoform X1, which encodes MAQLITVRLNKSDQQPLGFRLQGGKDFGTPLVVQKVNGGSAAERAGLQAGDALIRVNNTDVYALRHQEAQDAIRAAGQALELTVQRGGGTWRPSVTATGSLPRPGTRPLGASPVPVTNTSLKATPQPTRAFGSGHNSVAKPFGYMNGNDSVKSIVNKQYNTPVNMYSDKTIAETLSAQTEVLAGGVLGVNFKKNEKTYDAEKSAVFKVLQEEQNDPEPVAEASPAVRHVAAPAAPAPGGPAGPAGPTGPTGGLPVGQNICEECERLITGVFVRIKDKNMHVECFKCSTCGSSLKNQGYYNINGKLYCDIHAKLVARQNPPAANLEPVTVPPGGRVPSNAYSTPLPPLATSTYTNGSSSMFSPSSTLSGPKPFGSSVGSAYSPASLSPRSAPLSPARPAGPPAGPPAGAPGAPYAPKAPVSIFKAKNVKSIVWPPSNHADDETEKEINPNFVHNTPYSDSSASARESLMMTTNSNINFSNQMRSFEESVSSAKQTPGLPSDTTFGSALMSTSQATSKSEFSVQSQKSQMIQEIASCSVQSFSEKATSEKQNFAMYQTQAASDQIDSNKQITKKDIEKLIESQENQFLPLQSEYNTSNAQKMSQEFAMKQEQINKGYEIKSLNVKQDDKIAEANIQQQTSVFNNYNHPPVFISTETENKESGITAKTSNMKQNQNAPFLKKCNPSENKQNLSAPHTYNPTNPKVQSKTPSKENPKMAGTTKVTNKPTIERGSLIEALTIAPERPYSPLSFHIPNPNYASTSFDQNQMQNSELLQPMPNQNTDNSTYHSDPNQFGQANMQANMFQTSSEASAFKPVSRQTLPPQQPQEFCGVPNYPNQNKDFVLQQQSNTNFSENFSTSISGAHQGFSPITTAECYSTQPNSQNTMVSPILQKSGLHRPDSIPPYQQNLESSHPQIISDSHKAQPTNLGSGQREIPLLQKSEIPQIRTPVPQPQTKFKTETSMSFQPVHDEAQNMSRYSPTNSRPSTPSMINKPAPIIPHYQMNLVTVEHVAPEGRMYKPGSGEVSRSSTPKLRSRSPAPTLPAASNSLKAQAPRIKDSTQRYNVKQCQPSVPPSSSFKKEYDTSFQDNNVKKWLQNQPALVKEEQQSNLEYQTESYNRGNIKEDSMINQNYGQRQMESQNKFEYGSTTVESMKKTFEQFESAQSAKTIEIRQGAVQPSNTYQQNKPTIQPSNYNLKQVFPPPIKETMSPQQNLSFNTTNQNVATFSNQTEVYQPTPYISGANQGPVCDPTPSTGSSVGAAARGKAFGVSSAPKRGRGVLNKAALPGSRVPLCGSCNGNIRGPFITALGRIWCPEHFICVNATCRRQLQDIGFVEENGQLYCEYCFEQYIAPACDKCHAKIKGDCLNAIGKHFHPECFSCVYCQKLFGNNPFFLEDGLPYCEADWNELFTTKCFACGFPVEAGDRCAKRISKDRASSPREDDLSARCTPARYPQTLMYNSDTVYSTITFRPVSISPSIITTDSSSPQRTRKLETPLHFEGGPFSDARSADGKLEGGLFSDIRSADGKLLSKVTVDRVHSSARRDVTDVGRDVTDVGHLVRTETITNEDVIKVKFTPILQDLDSFPSWSSARISKSSSPIKYLSDDYEDLNSYKIVNSLCKENLLKVKASEDAARSSVTRGHSPLANLIVSEQLTKIDGYLQESLDICSKTTLDRDKPMHFKSEEVQPGTKDTPDVDDYISNGEIGKKVWVDNDQKNGIDLIEKMGGDSDLAETKLNSVKIKHSGVFNTIYNMPMHYHAAMLCFVLIVYNLCYQYIKQNYHGKNQYVK